ttctAAATGAAGATGAGCAAGCTGCCGTGTAGTTATTGATTTTGCCTTGTGGTTTCTTTGAATCACCGACACATCTTTATAATGCTGAATATTATGTAAAATGTTAAAGCTAGTATCTACATAAATTAATTCCATGAATTACCACTTCCAGATGCAACATGATATTCCCAACTCATGCTTATGCCTGTGCATGCGTATCATATCCAGGCCTTTGCTAGTCTATACACTGAATGAGGACTTGCATCTGATTGCAGGTTCATTTATCCATCAGCTGTTAGTAATTGCTATCTGTTTGACTAGCTATCAGAATGTAGTGGCTCTACATGTGCCGCATAAGATAACCCAAACTTCTTCCACATCTGAACTAGCTACCCCTCCCAGAAGTGGAATCTTTGAACCAATTGAGATACCACCTGCTGTCATCCCTCATTATCCTTTCCCGGGGAAATCATTGCCGCCAATGTACCCATCCTTTCCGAAGACATATGACCCTGTCTTGACTGGAAGATGCCCTGTGAATTTCTCTGTCATTTCAAGCATCACAGAAAAAACAGCATCTGATTGTACTCGATCTTTGTCAACGGTAGTTGGAAATGTAATATGCTGTCCACAGTTCAATAGCTTACTCCACATATTCCAGGGATTTTACAGCAACCGTTCTGATACTTTAGTTTTACAAAGTGCAGTAGCTGATGATTGCTTTAGAGATATCATCAGTATATTAGCTAGTAAAGGAGCAAACAGCTCCATTTCTGGTCTGTGCTCTGTGAAGTCATCAAATCTAACTGGTGGGTCTTGCCCTGTGAAGGACATTGGTACTTTCGAAAAAATTGTGAATACAAGCAAGTTGTTGGAGTCTTGTAGCACAGTTGATTCTCTTAAAGAATGTTGTAGGCCTGTTTGCCAGCCTGCAATTTCGGAGGCTGCACTTCTGATTTCAGGGATCAAGACGGCTCTTGGTGGTAAGAACATGGTTGGAGTACCAAATGAAATTGATACACTTAGCGACTGTAAAGGAGTGGTCTATTCATGGATTGCAAGAACACTACAATTTGATGATGCCAATTTTGCATTCCGGTTATTGTCTTCCTGCAAAGTTAATAAAGGTTAGTTTTTGTCTTCCTCACAGTCTTAGCGACTGTGAGCTTTTTATTATTCTCAAAGAACTTATGTTTCTTGTTTTTTACTACGCGACTTGATACTGGAATTCCTGAAAATTATTGTGGTGAAACCGATACTAATctcatatttatgtttttgtcAATGCtgtgttggttttttttttttttttgtggggggGGATTTGATTTTGGCCAACTCTAACGGATGCTGAaatagacaattttttttaattgccAAAGGGGTTAAGAATAGTTGCCCATGACCACTAATTGTTAGTGGAGCAAGTTTGCCTCAAGTATCTTGGATGTCCCTTGCACTACATCCAACTTCTACCCAACTCTCTATGCAAGGGACATGCGAAATACATACTTGAGGCGAGGATTTATGTAGCACTTGTTCCTTTGTCGGTTGTTGAAATCTTGGTTTGCCTGCTTGTTGGCTTGCTGGTTTCTTTGATGCTGATTCTTCTAGTCTCTCCTTGGTTGTGAGCTTCTCTCTTCATCCTTTTCCGGTAGCCTTGCTTTTTAATTGAAGAGCACCTTATCTTCATCTTTTATAGAAACGTTTGATAATGGCTTCTCCAACTATTCTTCATTTGCCAACAAATTTTCCAATTAAGGTAAGGTTGGTTCTGTGATCCACCTGTGTGTGGCTTCCACTATGCCTTAATACTTTGGCCTCAATCCATGGACAAACTATCTTCTCATCCTTGTTTGTCTGATTGCATTTTCTGGATCTAATATTGATATTTCATCACATAAGGATTTAACCGCTGAGAAGTATTAACTTATTGTCATGTTCTGTTGCGAGATCGATAGAAACTCATTTTCAAGTCTTGTTATTTCGCatcatttttctttgtaaaAATCATCGCCAACGTGTCCCAAGCTTATTTGGGTGTCTTGGTGTTTCTAATCCATTGTAAGAACTCATATTCAACTGTTCCAGTTAGAGCATACATAGCCTTTTCAACTTTTTGTCTTTCCACATTTTGCTGAGTCAACATCAGTTGGTGGTGTAGTGTTTGAGCTACCAACAGTATCCCATAATTCTTGTCAGCTAATAGGAAAACAGTGCGGAAATATACACGAGGTATGTACGCCAAATGAGAAGGATAATCAGTTAGCAACATAATCCCCGTTTATGTAGTGTGTTAACTTGGACATTTTTATAAAGCTAGTTGTATCTGTGTAGAATACcttctacaacaacaacaataacaaacatgcCCCAGAGCAGAACTAGTTAGGGTCGGCCGGCTCACACCAGTGGTGTTTTACCATACCTTCTAGCATATATCAGCTGTGATTATGGGCATATCTTTAAGCAGTTGTCATCTGGGTTGCAGTGTGTCCCCTGGAATTCAAGCAGCCATTAGAAGTGGTCAATGCATGCAGAAATTTAGCCGCTCCAAGCCCTTCATGTTGTAGCTCATTAAATGCCTATATTGCTGGGATACAGAAGCAGATGTTGATTACAAATCGACAAGCAATTATATGTGCTGCGGCATTTGGTTTTATGTTACAGAAGGCCGGGGTCATGACAAATGTTTACGAGCTTTGTGATGTTGACCTGAAAGACTTCAGTCTCCAGGGTGATTGTtcattttttacattttgtttttcaatCTCTTGTTGATTTCTGTTATTTTATCTGATTTTTGCTTTCTTTGTGATTGACGTCTGTTTGCAATGGAGCAGCATACGGGCAAGAAGGTACTGATTCTCCTCGTCATTTTGTAGTTTTTTGGTTCTCTGATTAGTGGTCAAGAAATATTGATCTGTTTTTCCCCTTTTAGcataaaatattcaatttaataaatttccaTACGTAGATATTTGGAAAATAAGTTGTTATGATCCCCAAAAACTCTGAACTGTGTTACAACCAATACATAGCTCCCAAAGAacttaaaacttttaaatttgaattgagaATTGCAGTTTTTGTTACTGTTGCAGGACTCTCCTTTTCCATCTGCCATAatgttataataaaatttttattccCACTATAGTTATTACCTCTTCCAACAGCCCTGTAACAGTTTCTTTTACATATTAGGATACAGTTAGTATCGTTGGACGGTAAGGTGAAACGAGTTTCTTTTCCCAGTTTCTCGTTAAACTGAATCTGTACTTTCACACCTTTAGTGATGAGAATATGGATAATTGCTCAATTGTATCGTACAAGTATCACAGGACTTTAGAATTGGTTCCCTACAAGTACCTTAGTGATCATCACAAGCAGGGGTGAATCCGGGATATCAAGATGATTGGTGTACTATTACTGAGAGGtggattaaatttatatttgacGTGTTTAGCCTTGAATCCGTTGCACTTtcgaaattatattttaattttcttgttgCAAATTTAGTGATTTTTAACATAAATACCTATACAAATGTTGAGATTAGTTGAACCCGTTATGATACATCCTCCACATCTACAGTAAAATACGAAAATGTAGACACTTGGCATAATTATATAAGATTTAACTGTTGGGACATTCTGAAGGAAGACCTAATGCACCCTATCCTCAACTTCCACCGGAGGAGCTTCCTTGAGAAATCCTTTAATGCTACTCTCATAGCTTCGATCCCAAAGAAGCCTGGAACAATAGAATAAAAGGATTTCAGATCAATCAGCCTAATTGGAGGGGTTTACAAGATCATCTCCAAGCTGATTACTGAAAGATTGAAAACAGTTATAGGGAAGCTGGGAGATGGACATCAAATGACATTCTTGAGAGGAAGGCAAATCATGAATGCTGTTCTGTTGGCAAATGAATTGGTAGATTCTAGGGTGGAACAGAATAAACCAGGCATCCTATGCAAGCTAGACATTGAAAAAGCTTATGATCATGCCAATTGGAATTTCTTACTAAAAATTCTGTCATGGACTTTGGAGAAAAATGGATCTGCTGGATACGATTTTGCATTTCAAGTGTAAGATTCTCACTCATCGTAAATGGTGAACCTGAAGGATCTTTTCAATCATAAAGGTCTGAGACAAGGTAACCCAATGTCACCTTTTTTGTTACTTCTGACTATGGAGGGCATGAACCACATGTTTAGAACAACAAAGTAAAATGGGTGTGTGAAAGGATTTAGTGCTCAGACAGGGAGGGGTGATGATCTAGAAATTGCACACCTTTTTTATGCTGATGATACTCTGTTTTTTGTGAGGCAGAAGTGGAACAAATCACACACATAAGAGTAATCCTTTCAATATTTTAGGGCATCTCACGACTTCATGTCAACTGGTCAAAAAGTTTCCTCTCTCCAATTAATCTGGTAGACATTTTACAAAGTATAGCTAAGAATTTGGGATGTCAGGTAGCTTCTTTGTAGCTACTTTTGCCTACAAAGTACCTGGGGTTGCCTTTGggagccaaaaaaaaaaggaattggAAGTATGGAATgagaagaaaatcaacaaaatgagAAGATCCTTCATCTGGCAAGGAAACAAAGAACAAAGAGGCTACAATCTGGTGAAATTGGAGATACTCACTCTGAACATAAATCAGCCTTGGATTGAGAAACCTAAACAACCAGAATAACTGTTTACTACAAAAATGGTTATGGAGATTCTGTATTGAAGAGGTGAGCCCTACGGAGAAGGTTCATAGCAGGGAAATATGGCTTTCTTAGCCAATTGACTACTGAGGAGGTGATGGGGTCTTTTGGATGTAGTGTGTGGAAAGACCATCAGAAAGCTGTGGCCTAATTTCCAACAATATCTATATCAGTGTGGGTGATGGcctaaaaatagatttttggAGTGAAATTTGGAGAGGGAATGATAGCCTGAGGAGCTTATTCCCGCACCTCCATATTTGAGCCTTCAAAGATTTGGTACTGTTGCCAAAGTATGGAGGCAACAAAGGTGGAACGTAGTGTTCAGGAAGGCTGTGAATGACTGGGAAATTGAGATTTTGCCAGGTTAGTGGAGGTGCTAAATACCTCACCAGGTATATCTCAAAGAAAGGATAAACCAATTTGGAGACTGCATAGCAAAGGAGTATTCACAGATAAATCTTGCTATTGGAGGATGAATGTCAATAAATCATTGTCAGATAATTGGCCTTGGAAGCTAGTGTGGCAGACAAGACTCCCATTAAAAGTATCATGTCTTGCTTGGCTAGTGATAAGAAAAACTTGCCTTACCCATGAGGCATTTAACACATGCAATTCTGTTCAAGGTGCTTTATGTGTGAGCAGAAAACAGAGGTAAATAACCATATGTTCTCCACTGTAAAGCAGCCCCAAATTTGTGGATTATGTTTTTGTGTATATCAGGGGTTTGCTAGGTGATGCCAAAGAAAACCAGGGAGCTCCTTAGCAGCTGGACAGGAATTGGCAACATAGGGAAAAAAAGATTGGTTGAAGACTATACCAGCCTGTATATGATGGACTCTATGCAGAGAAAGGAATGCTAGATGTTTTGAAGGACAAAAAGAAAGTTTTCTGaagataaaaaaatgaaatgctcaagttttttgtttttttgggtGTAAACAAGAATTGGTAGGGGAAATCATAGAGATAGTTGATTTTATAGGAAACTTGTAATTCTATATCTTTTGAGGGTGTGCACATACCTTGTGGGATGAAGTTCCAATTCATCATCTCTTGGATGATGAAATTTTTGTGAATACGAAGTTGCCCTTGTCtcaaaatttttttatataagattTTACTGTGACAAAGGAGAATAGGGATTTCAATGTGTCAGATGTGGGGATTTTGAAAGgataaatcaaataaagaaaggaAAGTGAAGAAAAGTACTTGATTAAAACACAAGAGGGGACACCAGACATGCCCTCAAACATGGAGATTTGAATCCCAGATCAATTCCagaaagagaaaggaaaaaataacaagataatTGTGAGAT
This genomic stretch from Solanum stenotomum isolate F172 chromosome 10, ASM1918654v1, whole genome shotgun sequence harbors:
- the LOC125842146 gene encoding uncharacterized GPI-anchored protein At1g61900-like isoform X2 produces the protein MQRPPLVSRMQHDIPNSCLCLCMRIISRPLLVYTLNEDLHLIAGSFIHQLLVIAICLTSYQNVVALHVPHKITQTSSTSELATPPRSGIFEPIEIPPAVIPHYPFPGKSLPPMYPSFPKTYDPVLTGRCPVNFSVISSITEKTASDCTRSLSTVVGNVICCPQFNSLLHIFQGFYSNRSDTLVLQSAVADDCFRDIISILASKGANSSISGLCSVKSSNLTGGSCPVKDIGTFEKIVNTSKLLESCSTVDSLKECCRPVCQPAISEAALLISGIKTALGGKNMVGVPNEIDTLSDCKGVVYSWIARTLQFDDANFAFRLLSSCKVNKVCPLEFKQPLEVVNACRNLAAPSPSCCSSLNAYIAGIQKQMLITNRQAIICAAAFGFMLQKAGVMTNVYELCDVDLKDFSLQAYGQEGCLLRSYPADLVYDNSTGFSFTCDLNDNIAAPWPSSSTATSWTLCAPEMSLPALPTSEILGNYSCPRGGADLLVPILLFFVSILF
- the LOC125842146 gene encoding uncharacterized GPI-anchored protein At1g61900-like isoform X1, coding for MQRPPLVSRMQHDIPNSCLCLCMRIISRPLLVYTLNEDLHLIAGSFIHQLLVIAICLTSYQNVVALHVPHKITQTSSTSELATPPRSGIFEPIEIPPAVIPHYPFPGKSLPPMYPSFPKTYDPVLTGRCPVNFSVISSITEKTASDCTRSLSTVVGNVICCPQFNSLLHIFQGFYSNRSDTLVLQSAVADDCFRDIISILASKGANSSISGLCSVKSSNLTGGSCPVKDIGTFEKIVNTSKLLESCSTVDSLKECCRPVCQPAISEAALLISGIKTALGGKNMVGVPNEIDTLSDCKGVVYSWIARTLQFDDANFAFRLLSSCKVNKVCPLEFKQPLEVVNACRNLAAPSPSCCSSLNAYIAGIQKQMLITNRQAIICAAAFGFMLQKAGVMTNVYELCDVDLKDFSLQAYGQEAGCLLRSYPADLVYDNSTGFSFTCDLNDNIAAPWPSSSTATSWTLCAPEMSLPALPTSEILGNYSCPRGGADLLVPILLFFVSILF
- the LOC125842146 gene encoding uncharacterized GPI-anchored protein At1g61900-like isoform X3 — translated: MAYAKTATCLKGSFIHQLLVIAICLTSYQNVVALHVPHKITQTSSTSELATPPRSGIFEPIEIPPAVIPHYPFPGKSLPPMYPSFPKTYDPVLTGRCPVNFSVISSITEKTASDCTRSLSTVVGNVICCPQFNSLLHIFQGFYSNRSDTLVLQSAVADDCFRDIISILASKGANSSISGLCSVKSSNLTGGSCPVKDIGTFEKIVNTSKLLESCSTVDSLKECCRPVCQPAISEAALLISGIKTALGGKNMVGVPNEIDTLSDCKGVVYSWIARTLQFDDANFAFRLLSSCKVNKVCPLEFKQPLEVVNACRNLAAPSPSCCSSLNAYIAGIQKQMLITNRQAIICAAAFGFMLQKAGVMTNVYELCDVDLKDFSLQAYGQEAGCLLRSYPADLVYDNSTGFSFTCDLNDNIAAPWPSSSTATSWTLCAPEMSLPALPTSEILGNYSCPRGGADLLVPILLFFVSILF